The sequence below is a genomic window from Streptomyces sp. NBC_00289.
GAACTCGCCGAGCACAAGGACCTGTTCGCCCGGCTGATCAGCCACCGCATCCCGTTCGCGGAGGTGGACCGGGCCTTCGAGCTCGCGATGACCCCGGGCGCCGCCGAGAAGGTCGTCGTCACCTTCGGCGACTCGGAGTGAGCCGCCGCCCGGTCTCCCGGTGAACGGCCCCCGCCGTTCCCGGCGCACCGGCGGCCGGGTCACTCCCCCTGCGGGCCGCCCGTGACCGGAGCCCGCCACAGGCCGACGATCGCGTCGGTCAGACCGGTCGCCGCGTCCTCCCAGGTGCGGCGCGGAGTGCGGACTCCGGCGGCCAGGGCGCGTTCACGCTCGGCGGGCATGTGGACGATCAGGTGACGGGCCAGCTCACCGCGTTCGGCGCGGACCTCCGCGGGCACCTCGGGCAGGCACCGGTGCATACCCTCGACCGCCTGGCGCAGCGTCGGGGCGGCGAGGGACTCCTCCACCATGATCTGCCGCAGCGCCGGGTCGGTCATCACCTGGGCGCAGAAACGGGCGTACCAGGTGGGGCTGCCCAGCGCGGCCAGGTGTTCGAGCAGGGGGCGCACCACGCAGTTCACCCAGTCCCGCAGTTCGTCGGAGTCACCGACGTCGGCGAGCAGCCGGGCGCGGATCTCCTCGATGCGCACGACGTGCTTGCGGACGATCGCGCGGACCAGGTCGGCCTTGGTGCCGAAGTGGTAGCCGACGGCCGCGTTGTTGCCCTGTCCCGCCGCCTCGCTCACCTGACGGTTGGACACCGCGTACACGCCGCGCTCCGCGAACAGCCGCTCCGCCGCGGTCAGGATCAGCTCCCGGGTCGCACTCGCCTGCTCCGCCCGTACCGTCCTGCCGGTCATGCTCACCACCGCACCGGGACTGCGCACCACCCGCCGGCGGCCAGTCCCTGGAGCCGCCGGTGGCCCGCCGCGCGGCGGGTTCCAGCGACGGAAGCCTACGCAACGGGGGCGCCCGGGTGTGCCGGGAAGCTCCGGCGCGGCCACCCCCGGCCGCCGCCCGCGTCGCCCCGCCCGTGAGGCGCCGCCGCCTGCTCGATCACGACCGCGTTCGGCACGACCGCCGCCACGACGGCCGGCATGCCGGGTCAGGTGTCCGTGCCGTGGACACCGCCGGACAGTACGGCCTCGCGTAGGTCGTGCCGGTGCGGTCCGGCGCGGGCCGCCATGGTGTCCGCCATGCGTGCCGGTGCGGTCCGGGCCCGGCCGCCATGGTGTCCGCGACCACCCGGGCCGGCGGCGCCGCCGGCTCGTCGAACCGCGACGAAGTGTCCTGTCACCTGGGCCGATACCGCACACCCTGTCGGCGCCGGGGCGGCGCAAGGGCTCGCTAGGGTCGCCGTATGACCCACGCTTCGCACAGTTTCGCTCTCCACATCCCCGACGCCGAGCTCGAACCCGAGCCGCTCGCTCCCGAGCAGATCGTCTCGGGAACGCCCGAGGTGACCGGGAAGGTCGTGTGGGAGTCGGCGGACGGCCGTCAGGTCCGGGG
It includes:
- a CDS encoding TetR/AcrR family transcriptional regulator, whose translation is MTGRTVRAEQASATRELILTAAERLFAERGVYAVSNRQVSEAAGQGNNAAVGYHFGTKADLVRAIVRKHVVRIEEIRARLLADVGDSDELRDWVNCVVRPLLEHLAALGSPTWYARFCAQVMTDPALRQIMVEESLAAPTLRQAVEGMHRCLPEVPAEVRAERGELARHLIVHMPAERERALAAGVRTPRRTWEDAATGLTDAIVGLWRAPVTGGPQGE